From a single Ornithodoros turicata isolate Travis chromosome 8, ASM3712646v1, whole genome shotgun sequence genomic region:
- the LOC135367203 gene encoding remodeling and spacing factor 1-like isoform X1 — translation MASIADENCHDDPNFAVICSFVLNFGELCGVNVTISELQSMLEDTKNVSDALIELHVVLLRKANKRVTRDRWEKCLIKFCHEGSNVEGWELERFGYRKAKLATKLSLLKRLLEAQFDGNARLKGNVNGREASALRLGPLGKDIRGNNYWLQRDQQLNLRLYREHPDDERSWQLISRTRDELASLLSDLEATDGIVKKEESTSLDSETGESNLTEAEKPDRKDLKPPLTDTGQHPPLEETLDARFPTPGIKREALEQDAIKKEPTDELPLSLKKEQHSPLQPLHDCAKAEELEKQGKQNGETTTSGIKSVEEETTEKESGASAKTDIPAPSCRRSLFQEEQSSALDLTSSKGTKRDLEEHVVEGRAKKLEVESPAKYAVAEAAEANKKVADVSRLGGDVRANGLDVEVERSPKDKVQGREKRGSVDDGCHGSNGMDGEAGQSSSSKVRGVDEGTDSNAPSVSVQNNVETGAVSIARKEKDEGAEDAKTKTSETSEKEGSTVNVETEVPVAVEGDSVTVKSKELNRDSSVLSEKSNRKQDSNCDNLTVESKSAEQCKRGSEDVERIEGDDSEAKKDDSAEEPVQEGKDRRGNATLEKAGAEKRVTEKSERKAIKECPVAEGAQAKVDEVEATEIAEPEAESKSSKSTQRSSKSGAKRVEGEKLSQDVREESRSIEKNADKEDKIAAKQQAAKCAAEEQNSVTVEASRSTEGAGVLADDKGQKDSSQTLVDSEKGAGLDIAKKLTESDEVKKGKGVKSPRSQKERMRKGTAETERSPTERPRRSSREVDRDQEEKRTKENEEKLKRERAPKTVEKTDKIQHDKDDSSTSEKEESADAEGKKGGSERLGREADVEMEPGTVEAERETPMTRGRGSWRRGRRGGAARGRGRGRGRGRPRKDTTPEVEAPSTPPEDCIGRRRSCRIQSEQQKKMAEIAQRMAIEEALLPEEKPTRGSRGGRGNRRGTRPTNTNKKRGGRQADRDYVPTVKPKTKTHSHKGSATIAAEKRRKEEELLRQQQKKSKKKRRRGAGGGSNGTPRRRPWEAESSESTEEEEELEDEEEEDPDEAGHLLVLPEANPEDEFACEEEDPNAEVIVIRRARTVRRVKTEVSKEDGNSGSDSETTHDEKPCSKCGKGDHPEWILLCDSCDAGYHTSCLKPALMIIPDGDWYCPPCEHRMLCEKLLEEIKLYDQLSKKKEREELRKQRLAYVGISLDNVLKPEKKEESEEGEEEDEEEDGEEDEEEEEKEKKAFAKRSARKRKVINYRFQEYDEMIFQAVEPEIRAAQSAKVVSIGGKDLSGLSHGVEEDEEKPAAEDKEAEEESEDEEEKARMQRLQPKRKKRPRKLTSLDFSSEDDADDTDEYQGSSAASGSEPCSEGAPTSGSEWGGSRRRRRRDLDDFVVDNSDEDDESAYTTRRAAAKKKVNYREVSSDEGPRKRKSNIRRRRPKSEDSDESDTDWRGKKKKTKKRRSWRKSSSSEEEAEFTAESSDESRRGGRKNKKRVPSSSEEEEEEEEEEDEKPKKAPARTSAATAKKPVKKDSEEESEEEESDDDDEEEEGSSEESSSSAQSIKFGKNRQVIRSDEEEEHEKPEKKEPTKVETAPPQQSLPPSEPAPQATSEPPAPSATAQVASVPSSVIAAAPAVPPSAVEEKRPEPVKRYVPPQPPKQKRLPPPEPPSDEDVPMDDEPPLEEESLPEPSPPSEPPRNLPENKSFTDRGFPDDDVPDKGFPDDGPSERGFAPDPYSDCAPLEGTWSQPLAPAPVEPVMTSSAPSPPPQLTSLDATPRMPHHPPPHWGPPRGFACPPHPRPPPGMMPPSRYMPYPPGGGWYGGPPHPQQGPPPPHHEGQYGHYGPPPPHWSGPPPADGGFSISNLLRPRAHPAEGGEEDELKSVTDIFSYISQE, via the exons ATGGCGTCTATTGCCGACGAAAACTGTCATGATGATCCAAACTTCGCTGTGATCTGCTCCTTCGTTTTGAATTTTGGTGAATTATGCGGCGTAAACGTCACAATATCGGAGCTGCAGTCCATGCTGGAGGACACAAAAAACG TAAGCGACGCTCTCATCGAACTTCACGTTGTGCTGTTGCGTAAAGCAAACAAGCGTGTCACCCGTGACCGTTGGGAGAAGTGTCTCATCAAG TTTTGTCATGAAGGCAGTAACGTGGAAGGCTGGGAGTTGGAACGCTTTGGCTATCGCAAGGCCAAGCTGGCCACCAAGCTATCACTTCTCAAG CGACTGCTGGAGGCCCAGTTTGATGGCAACGCCCGTTTGAAAGGAAACGTAAACGGGCGCGAGGCCAGCGCCCTGCGTTTGGGGCCCCTCGGGAAGGACATTCGTGGGAACAATTACTGGCTGCAGAGGGACCAGCAGCTGAACCTCCGCCTCTACAGAGAACATCCGGACGACGAACGCTCCTGGCAGCTGATTTCGCG AACAAGAGATGAGCTGGCCAGCCTATTGTCAGACTTGGAGGCTACAGACGGGATTGTCAAGAAGGAAGAGAGCACCTCATTGGACAGCGAAACTGGAGAGAGTAACCTAACAGAAG CAGAGAAGCCCGACAGGAAGGACCTGAAGCCTCCATTGACGGACACCGGCCAGCATCCTCCGCTCGAAGAGACGCTGGATGCCCGTTTTCCCACCCCTGGAATCAAGCGGGAGGCCCTAGAGCAAGATGCAATCAAGAAGGAACCTACAGACGAACTTCCCTTGTCTTTGAAGAAGGAACAACACTCGCCACTGCAGCCACTGCATGACTGTGCAAAGGCAGAAGAGTTAGAAAAGCAGGGAAAGCAAAATGGAGAAACCACAACGAGCGGCATCAAAAGCGTTGAGGAAGAAACGACAGAGAAGGAAAGCGGTGCTTCCGCGAAAACTGATATTCCTGCTCCATCTTGCAGGCGATCGTTGTTCCAAGAAGAGCAGTCTTCGGCACTAGACTTGACCTCATCTAAAGGGACCAAGAGGGACCTGGAAGAACATGTTGTTGAAGGCAGAGCAAAGAAACTCGAAGTGGAGAGCCCCGCGAAGTACGCCGTTGCGGAGGCCGCAGAAGCCAACAAAAAGGTCGCGGACGTGTCAAGACTCGGTGGCGATGTACGCGCAAACGGGCTCGACGTTGAAGTCGAACGCTCTCCGAAGGACAAGGTGCAAGGACGGGAAAAGCGCGGAAGTGTGGACGACGGTTGTCACGGAAGTAACGGCATGGACGGTGAAGCTGGACAATCATCATCGTCAAAAGTACGAGGCGTTGATGAGGGAACAGACAGCAACGCCCCGTCCGTCTCTGTACAAAATAATGTAGAAACTGGCGCTGTGTCTATTGCAAGGAAAGAGAAAGACGAAGGCGCGGAGGATGCCAAAACTAAAACATCTGAAACTTCTGAAAAGGAGGGCAGCACGGTTAATGTAGAAACCGAGGTTCCAGTAGCGGTGGAGGGTGATAGCGTAACTGTGAAATCAAAGGAGCTGAATCGGGACTCGAGTGTGCTAAGTGAGAAAAGCAATAGGAAGCAAGATTCAAATTGTGATAATTTAACCGTCGAGAGCAAGTCAGCAGAGCAGTGTAAACGGGGTAGCGAGGACGTTGAAAGAATAGAAGGGGATGACTCGGAAGCAAAAAAGGACGACAGCGCGGAGGAGCCTGTGCAGGAAGGGAAAGACAGGAGGGGCAACGCCACGTTGGAGAAAGCAGGCGCTGAGAAGCGTGTGACAGAAAAATCTGAAAGAAAAGCAATAAAAGAATGCCCAGTCGCGGAGGGGGCGCAAGCAAAAGTGGATGAGGTGGAAGCTACGGAAATTGCCGAGCCGGAGGCGGAATCAAAGTCGTCGAAAAGTACTCAGCGGAGTAGCAAGAGTGGTGCGAAACGTGTCGAGGGCGAGAAGCTTTCTCAAGATGTCCGTGAGGAAAGTAGGAGCATAGAAAAGAATGCCGATAAGGAGGACAAAATTGCTGCAAAGCAGCAAGCTGCGAAATGTGCCGCGGAAGAACAAAATTCAGTTACGGTTGAAGCTTCAAGGAGCACAGAAGGTGCTGGTGTATTGGCAGACGACAAAGGACAGAAGGATTCAAGTCAAACGTTAGTAGACTCTGAAAAGGGTGCGGGTTTAGACATAGCAAAGAAATTGACAGAAAGTGACGAAGTGAAAAAGGGGAAAGGCGTGAAAAGCCCAAGAAGCCAAAAGGAAAGAATGAGGAAAGGCACAGCGGAGACGGAAAGATCCCCAACTGAGAGACCTAGGAGAAGTAGTCGGGAGGTGGACAGGGACCAAGAGGAGAAGCGCaccaaagaaaacgaagaaaaactcAAGCGAGAGAGAGCTCCCAAAACCGTAGAAAAAACCGACAAAATACAACACGACAAAGACGACTCATCAACTAGCGAGAAGGAAGAATCCGCAGACGCGGAGGGAAAAAAAGGCGGTTCGGAAAGACTCGGTCGAGAAGCGGACGTCGAAATGGAGCCTGGAACGGTGGAGGCCGAGAGGGAGACACCCATGACAAGAGGCCGTGGCTCGTGGCGGAGGGGACGAAGAGGAGGTGCCGCACGCGGAAGAGGGCGCGGACGTGGAAGGGGTCGACCGCGGAAGGACACGACTCCTGAGGTAGAAGCACCTTCCACACCTCCAGAGGACTGTATTGGGAGAAGACGGAGCTGCCGAATTCAGAGCGAGCAGCAGAAGAAGATGGCAGAGATAGCGCAACGTATGGCAATAGAAGAAGCACTCCTGCCCGAAGAGAAGCCCACAAGGGGGAGCAGAGGTGGCAGAGGAAACAGGAGGGGAACTAGG CCAACCAATACGAACAAG AAACGTGGTGGGAGGCAAGCAGACAGAGACTATGTCCCAACAGTGAAACCAAAAACCAAG ACCCACTCTCACAAAGGGAGCGCCACCATAGCTGCCGAGAAACGGCGTAAGGAAGAGGAGCTGCTGAGACAGCAGCAGAAGAAGAGCAAGAAAAAGCGCCGAAGGGGGGCAGGGGGAGGTTCCAATGGAACCCCCCGGCGGAGGCCCTGGGAGGCTGAATCATCAGAGtcaacagaggaggaggaggaactTGAGGATGAAGAAGAGGAGGATCCAGATGAAGCTGGCCACCTACTTGTTCTCCCCGAGGCAAACCCCGAAGACGAATTCGCTTGCGAGGAAGAAGACCCCAACGCCGAGGTCATTGTGATACGACGAGCGCGGACAGTTCGAAGAG TTAAAACGGAAGTATCGAAAGAAGACGGAAACAGTGGATCAGACAGTGAAACTACCCACGACGAGAAACCATGCAGCAAGTGTGGCAAGGGTGACCATCCTGAATGG ATCTTGTTGTGCGACTCTTGTGATGCTGGATATCACACGTCATGCCTCAAACCTGCCCTCATGATCATTCCCGATGGAGACTGGTACTGCCCACCTTGTGAACAT AGGATGCTTTGCGAAAAATTGCTCGAAGAGATCAAACTTTACGACCAGCTTTCaaagaagaaagagagggaAGAATTGAG GAAGCAGAGGTTGGCGTACGTTGGAATCAGTCTCGATAATGTTCTGAAGCCG gagaaaaaagaagaatCTGAAGAAGGTGAGGAAGAGGACGAGGAAGAGGATGGAGAagaggacgaggaagaagaggaGAAGGAGAAGAAGGCGTTTGCAAAACGCTCTGCGCGGAAGCGTAAAGTGATCAACTATCGCTTCCAAGAGTATGATGAAATGATCTTCCAGGCTGTGGAGCCAGAGATCAGGGCCGCACAGTCTGCCAAAG TGGTAAGCATAGGCGGGAAAGACTTGTCTGGCCTGAGCCATGGAGTAGAAGAAGATGAGGAAAAGCCTGCCGCTGAAGATAAAGAAGCAGAGGAGGAGTCGGAGGATGAAGAGGAAAAGGCTAGGATGCAGCGGTTACAGCCCAAACGGAAAAAGCGGCCGCGGAAACTTACGAGCCTCGACTTCTCCTCAGAAGACGACGCTGATGACACGGACGAGTACCAGGGCTCCAG TGCCGCGAGTGGGTCGGAACCGTGCAGTGAAGGAGCACCCACGTCCGGTTCGGAGTGGGGTGGAAGCAGGAGGAGGAGACGACGGGACCTGGATGATTTCG TTGTAGACAACAGTGATGAGGACGATGAATCTGCGTACACAACAAGGCGTGCTGCGGCCAAGAAGAAGGTCAATTACAGAGAAGTATCTTCAGATGAGGGaccgagaaaaagaaaatcaaa CATACGAAGACGAAGACCAAAATCTGAAGATTCAGATGAAAGTGACACAGACTGGagagggaagaagaagaaaacaaaaaagcgaCGAAGCTGGAGAAAGAGCTCAAGTTCCGAGGAAGAAGCCGAATTCACCGCAGAGAGCTCGGATGAAAGTAGGCGAGGTGGGCGAAAAAACAAGAAACGTGTCCCTTCTAGttcggaagaagaagaagaagaagaagaggaggaggatgagAAGCCAAAGAAGGCACCAGCCCGGACCTCAGCAGCGACGGCCAAAAAGCCTGTCAAAAAAGACTCTGAAGAAGAGAGTGAAGAGGAAgagtctgatgatgatgatgaagaagaagaagggagcAGTGAAGAATCATCCAGTAGTGCACAAAGTATAAAATTTGGGAAGAACAGACAGGTGATTCGTTCTGATGAAGAGGAGGAGCACGAGAAGCCTGAAAAGAAAGAACCAACCAAAGTTGAAACGGCTCCGCCTCAGCAATCTCTTCCACCAAGCGAACCAGCACCCCAAGCCACGTCTGAGCCCCCAGCTCCGAGCGCGACCGCGCAGGTAGCTTCAGTCCCATCGTCAGTAATAGCCGCGGCCCCAGCTGTACCCCCATCCGCAGTTGAGGAGAAGCGGCCTGAGCCAGTAAAGCGGTACGTTCCGCCACAGCCGCCTAAACAGAAGAGGTTACCCCCTCCAGAACCACCCTCGGACGAGGACGTCCCCATGGACGACGAGCCTCCGCTCGAGGAAGAATCCCTTCCTGAACCGTCTCCCCCGTCTGAGCCCCCTCGCAACCTACCAGAAAATAAAAGCTTCACTGACCGCGGCTTTCCCGACGACGATGTGCCTGACAAGGGATTCCCCGATGATGGCCCGAGCGAGCGCGGCTTTGCTCCAGACCCTTACAGCGACTGCGCTCCCCTCGAAGGCACCTGGAGTCAACCCCTTGCACCAGCACCCGTCGAACCTGTCATGACTTCCTCAGCACCGAGTCCCCCTCCTCAGCTGACGAGCCTAGATGCCACACCTCGCATGCCCCATCATCCCCCTCCCCACTGGGGCCCACCGCGAGGGTTTGCCTGCCCCCCACATCCCAGGCCACCTCCAGGGATGATGCCGCCTTCAAGGTACATGCCGTACCCTCCGGGTGGGGGCTGGTACGGTGGGCCCCCTCATCCTCAGCAGGGTCCTCCTCCGCCGCATCACGAAGGCCAATATGGGCACTACGGTCCCCCGCCGCCGCATTGGAGCGGTCCACCTCCTGCCGACGGCGGATTCAGTATCAGCAACCTATTGCGACCGCGGGCGCATCCGGCAGAGGGCGGGGAGGAAGATGAACTCAAGAGTGTGACAgatattttttcctacatttcGCAGGAATGA